From the genome of Canis lupus familiaris isolate Mischka breed German Shepherd chromosome 20, alternate assembly UU_Cfam_GSD_1.0, whole genome shotgun sequence:
GTCCTGCGTGAAGTGGACAGCTGAGCCAGGGCGAGGGCCCGGGACTCCGTTGCCTTCCAGCTTTTTCTCAGTCTTCCCTCCAGCAAAGCCTGGGACCGAGGCTGCGCGCGGAGGACCAAAGAGAGGCGGGATGAAGTGGGAGGCGGGGGGCGCTGGGCCGAGAGCGATGGGACCCGCGCGTCCAGGGcgtggggctggggagggtgcGACTCTTAGGCCCCTGGGGAAGGACGGGGGGTGGAAATGGGAGCAGGCGGGGCTCGGGGACCActccgggggggcggggccaaaagctggggtgggggccgaGACAGGATGGGAGGAGGAGCGGGCCTGGGCCGGGGGCCGCAGGAGACACTTAAGGGGCAAAGGGCTGAGAGCAGGGCgcagggaagtgggcaggggtaTGGAAGCGGGATTGGGGGAGCCAGGTCCcagattgggggtggggagcctggaGCTGGCGGGGTTGGAAAGAGAGTTCTCAGGCTGGTAGGGGCTGAGTGGGGGCTTCCGGGCCGCGGGACAGGGCGCGCGCGGTGCGCGGCGGGGCGGAGGCCGGACGGGTGGGGCGCTCGGTgcccgcgggcgggcgggcggcggggaggccgGTGCGGGGCCCGCCGCccccccggggccgggccgggccgggggcggggccgggcggggccagCGGCGCATTAGCGCCTTGTCAATTCGGCTGCTCAGACTTGCTCCGGCCTCCGCGCCCGCGCCCAGCGACGTGCGGGCTGCCCGGCCCGCGCCCTCCCGCGCCGGCCTCGAGCCCCGCGCCCGgagccgccgcagccgccgcccgccgcctcctGCCGCGCGCCCCCGGCAGCGCCGGCCCCATGCCCGCcggccgcccgggccccgccgcccaATCCGCgcggcggccgccgccgccgctgcccctACTGCTACTCTGCGTCCTCGGGGCGCCGAGAGCCGGATCAGGAGCCCGTGAGTACCCGGCGTCCTGTTCCCTTCTTCCCGCCTGGGCCGAGAGCGTGCGCCCCGGGGGCagctgcggggggagggggcgcgggcgcCACCTGGACGGCCCGGGAACAAAGGAAGGCGCCCCCAGCGCGGCCCTCGGGGCGCCCTCACCTGCAGGGCGCACGGCGCGGTAGTCCCCCGGCCCGAGGGTCCGGCTTCCGCGCCCTAGGCCTTCTTACCTGGGCCGCCCGGCCGGGGACACCCGGCCCTTCCCCGAGGGTCGAGGGCCCCGCGGCCTGGGACTCTCTGAACTCCGGGACGCGGCGGGTGCACGCAACAGCGCCCGCGGACTCGGAGCCATAGAGACCGAGGGGCACCGCTCCCGGGCAGGGGCGCACGCGGTAGGCGCGTTGGGTGCTGGTCCTgggcggccccccccccccagtggagGGATGAGCCCCGCGAGGAAGGCGGGGCGCCGGGAGGGGGGCCGCTCTGGCCGCCTGGCGCGCGGCCCGGGGTCCCCGGGGACGCGCCTCTCCGCGGGCCGGCGCCGCCGCCCTCCCTTGGCGGGACCCCGAGCGCGGGGGTCCGCGGAGTCCTAGCCACTGGCGGGCTCGGAACCATTCCTGGCCAGGCTGCAGGGGCTGAGAGCCTCCAGCGACAGAAATCTTTGTGAGCGAgtgggtgagagggagagggagcaggagccagCGAGTCCGGGCACCGCGGGCCCAGCCttggtggttggggggggggggaggcggggaggctaACCGGGAACCCACGGCCCCGCAGGCCGAGACCTCTGCCCTGTCAGGAGCTCGCGGGCTGAGGCTTCTCTGTCGCCCCACCCGAAGCACACCCCTTCCAGGACACCGTCTCTACATCCAGACCCTCTCTGGGACACACCCagagacacacaaagacacactGGCTTGTGGCCCGTCACCCTCACCCTCAGATGAGCGCACACTGCATCCCAGATGCACATTCGCACACCATCGGGGCACGCGCACACACATTCCatccctgacacacacacattcGTGGTCACATACATTCCGCAGGGGGAGGCAACACAGGGGTATACACGCAGGCATTGCCTGCCCTAGACGTTCACAATCGCTCTACGCAACCCCATCCAGGCGCGCAGGTCGATGCGGGCCAGCACACATTGCTCCCCAGGCCATCCCATACTGCACAGAGATGTTTGCAAGTTTCCTGTGGTTCTCCTCCAGAAAGGACAGGGTCCGGGCACCCCCTGGGGGCACTTGCTGAAAGCCCAGCATGCCCAAGGCGCCTGGGCAGGTGGGGGACTGCCCCAGgccctcctggggtccctggCAGCTCTGCTAGGCAGTGAGCAGTGCCTGTAAAGGCCACTAAGAGTGGCTGGCTTTGTTTCCCAGCCCATAGAGCAGCAGGCaaaggtggtggtggttgggggggatTGTTGTGCgtgtgttttttcctttaagggggaagaaattaaataaaagattctCACACCTCAGCAATATGTTTCTACTTACGGTGTGTCTTAGCACCTGACCAGCAGACCGGTGGGTCGTAAAGTGTCTGTAGGTACCAGCGGGACAGGAGATGGGGACCCCTGTCGGGACCCCGGGATAGAGGCCACCCTCCTGCCTTGCTTGCAGAGAATCTCAcacttttcccttttaaaacacATGGTGTTCCTTTTTAATAACAGCAGTGGCTCCAGattgggaagggagaaagaaaaaacttttaaaggcCCCAGCTCTGTGTgaaaggcagggaggcagggagcaaggggggtgggggtggctgtcCAAAAGCTTAGCTCAGGGATCTGCTTTGGGGAGCCTCCTAGGAGGCCCCCCAAACCAGGCAAGGGCCCCCACAACTTTAGTGGGCTGTTCCCAGCTGCTTCCACTGGCTTGGAATGTATGCATCCAGGTCCCTAGCGCCTCGGCCCATTGTTTGGGGAGGCCTAAAGGGAGTTGGGAGCCAGCTGGGACCCCAGAGCTGGGAGGGGCTGTAATCTTAATAGTTCCTAGGTGCTGCAGTGTGCTGGGCCCTCTGGACATCATGATCTCATCTCATTCATCTCCCCAACAGGTAGAActcattttcctcccattttatggaggaggaaactgagatcgGCAGAGGGGAAACCAGTTGCTCAGGTGCTCCAGCTGGGATTGGCACCCATGTCCCAGGAGAAGTCCTCCCTCTGACCTTTTCTGGTGGAacttggtggggggtgggagggggggaatTGGCCTGTCCAGGCCTGCCTGGCCTTGCCCTCTCGCCCTGTCCCCCGCCCAGCCCCAGGAGGGCAGCTGCAGCTGCTGGCAGGCAGTCCACGCCAGCCCAGGCCAGGCGGGTGTGGCAGAGGGGCAGTGCCCCCCAGCCAAGACCCCCCAGAGAGCCCCTTCCTGGCTAGACCacgctggtggggggggggagcaggagggggcgTGACCTACCCCCAAAGGGTTGAGAATGGGTCTGGGGTCCAGGCAGGCCTGGCCGTGACTTCCCACCCTGCTGGGGGGGCCCAGGCAGGAAGCGGTGGGTGGGCCGGGGCAGAGACGCTGGCACGCCCGAGTTCATGCCGAAGGAATTCCGAATTAGCGGGCGGCTGGCTGCCTGGGACCTCCGGGGCGGCcccctggcccccgcccccggccgcccccgcctccTCGGCTCTGGCCCGCTCAGCCGGCTCCTTCGCACGGACGCTGAGACCTCCAGCGAGCCCTGGGCCAAGCCCCAAACGCAACTGTGATCCCAGGCTCCAGTAAGAAATGGCCCTCAAGCCAAGTTTGCCCCGGAAAATTGTCAGAGCCGGCAGGGAGAACCGTGTGCACCCCACCTCGCCCATCTGGGGGCAGTGAGGGCCCGCACAGGGCAGCCACAGGCATTCAGAGTGTCTCCCAAGGGGCCAGGATCACCCCGTCCTTGGCTGCCATCTCAGGGAAACTGGGttacctcctccctcccctgctgcccctttACCCCCCACTCCTGCAGTCCCTTTTTACAGCTGCCTGgggatccttttaaaatgtaaattctcccTGTGCTGAACTCTGGAATAGCCCCTCCCAGCAGGTCTGGCACTGCTGACCTCCCAGACCTCATTCCCCAccactcctgccccaggacctttgcacttgctgctcccACTGTCTGGTCACTCTTTCCTAGACATTTTCGTGGTTACTTCTTTCACTTTATTCAGGTCTCAACTCAAATGCCTCCCCAGATAGGTAGGCCTCCTGGGCCATTGAGCTGCCACCGCTACCATGTGCTTCACTTCTCCcttatttattcttagatatttgttctttttcctcttgctCCATTGGATTCAAGGCCCACAAGGGGGAGGAATTTTGAGTACCTTGGTCACCATTGTGTGCCCAGCTCCTGGCAAACTGTGGGTGCTCCATGATGCAcgaattaatgaatgaacaaatgagtgaatgagtccTCGCAACTGCTTGTGGTGCAGGAAGAGGCCCCTTCCCACATgctcaaagaaataaagtgaatgGACAAGCTTCCACAGTTTGCTGGGggcatttgaacccaggtcagCCTGGCTTAAAAGTCCCATAGGGTTGTCCTTAAAGACAGTATTTTCACTCCTCTCAAACATGTGATTGATACCATGGTGCCCACTTcccagatggggagactgaggctcagtgaggggTATCAGGGACTCAGACTGTGCAACCCTTGTCCCTTATCTGGACCTTGACATCTTGGATAAAAACAGATTCCTCTTAGGTTCTAACCTCCAGAAGGGGAAGCTCGGCATCCCTGAGACCCTCATGCCTAGCTCAGTTCACACACAATCCTGTTTAGGAAGTTCACTTTCCATCTGATCTTCACAGTAGCCCTAGGGATCATGAGCTTTcttgttcccattttgcagattaggAAAAATGAATTGAAGGAAAGAACAATGATACCAAGTCCCTCAAATGGGGGTTGGGTACCAAGAGTTTGCCCCTTCAGTGCCAGCAACAGCACAGAGCAGAACTCTGAAGATTGACAAAATCTGACTTTAAATTAGGTGCCCTTTTCTCATCCGGTGACTTTGGGCAAGAGGTGATTTCTCAGGCCTCAGGtttttcattcataaaagaaGCAGGATTCTAGTAAGAGTCAGGGCACCCCTTTTAGGAAGCATCTCCTCCACCAGGACCCACTTACAATGTGTGAGGCTCTAGCGTTATCAATCTTATATTTCtaattagcaaaaataaaatgaaatttaaaaagaaaaaaaacccagaatgtaATAGTGGTTGGAACTATATGCAAAGCAAGATGTGCTTGAATCTGAATGGGCATTTATGACTGACTTTTGTGCCCACCCCTAGAGCCCTAGCAAGTCCTCGAACGAGCAGCTTGGAAAGACCTAAGTTGTGGAATCGCAGTCCTGGGGCTGAATCTTGGTTTTGCCAACCAACCTTTGCTGGTCACTTGGCCTAAgtgaacctcaatttccttatctgtagaatgggagaCAATAAAAAAACAGCTCCTTTGGAGGACTGCCAGGAGACCTGGAGGTCCTGGCCTGGTGCGGAGGAGGCGGGGCTCAGGGCCACTCCATCTCAGGCCTGACAGGCACTCCTCTCTGACCCCAGACACAGCTGTCATCAGCCCCCAGGACCCCACGCTCCTCATCGGCTCCTCCCTGCAGGCCACGTGCTCAGTGCATGGGGACCCGCCAGGCACCACGGCTGAGGGCCTCTACTGGACCCTCAATGGGCGCCGCCTAGCCCCTGAGCTCTCCCGCGTGCTCAATGCGTCCACCCTGGCCCTTGCCCTGGCTAACCTCAACGGATCCAGGCAGCAGTCAGGCGACAACCTGGTGTGCCACGCTCGCGACGGCAGCATCCTGGCTGGCTCCTGCCTCTATGTTGGCTGTAAGTGGGCCCCCAGGATAAGCGGGGTAACTCTTGGGAGCAGCATCTCCCTCTGGAGAGGGGAATGAATCATGGGCCCTCTGGCCCAGGACTGAACAGTGGGCGTGCTGGCACAGGTTGAGAGGTAGGGACCTCTGGGGTGGAAATGAGAGCCTGGAACCGCCACCCCATCCCCAAGAGATTCCAGGCAGGCTGTCATGCCAACATCCGCTCTGTTCACCCTCCTTCCACTCGAAGGTGGGGGCTTAGCTGGTGGCTAGCAACTTCTCCATCTGCCCAGGGCTGATCCAGACCCtcagccccctgcacccccccttCCCCAGTGCCCCCAGAGAAACCTTTCAACATCAGTTGCTGGTCCAAGAACATGAAGGACCTGACATGCCGCTGGACGCCGGGGGCCCATGGGGAAACCTTCCTCCACACCAACTACTCCCTCAAGTACAAGCTGAGGTTGGTGGTGGCCCTTGGGTGACGTGTATGCCAGCCTGGCTGTGAGGCCTTGGCAAAGcccaccctctctgagcctggtaTCCTGTCTGCGCTCCGGGGATGCCATGGGGAGGTCTGGGAGCCTGAAGGGACCTTCGTGTGTCCTTacaccccctcctgccctgcaggTGGTACGGGCAGGACAACACATGCGAGGAGTACCACACTGTAGGACCTCATTCCTGCCACATCCCCAAGGACCTGGCTCTCTTTACACCCTATGAGATCTGGGTGGAGGCCACCAACCGGCTGGGCTCGGCCCGCTCTGATGTGCTCACGCTGGACATCCTGGATGTGGGTGAGCACCCCCACCAGCTACTAGGCCCACGAGGGATCCTGCGCCCCCTCTCTTAGCTCAGCTCCCGGCTGCAGCTCCAGCTCATTGGGGCTGGGAGGAACTAGGCATCCACCCATAGGTCCCCAGTCCCCTAAAGCAGCCAGGATACCCCCACTCTGTGGAGAACACCTGGCCTGGCTGCCTCCCCCTCAGCAGCCCAGGTGTGCAGGAGGGGGCCCcgggggagctgggagggggcgCCCAGGTCGGGAGGCGCCCCAGGAAGCCTCAGCCTGGAGATGGGGGGGGTGCGCAGGCGGGAGGCAGGAAACGGATGATCTGCGAGCAGAATTGGGCCTAATCTAATTAGGGTGTTTCTCAGCCCCAAGCAGGCCTGTGCCTTAACCCTTTCAGACCCTTACTAAGGCCTCAGGGGGAGAGGCCAGACCTCCGTGCTGCCCATGGGCTCCCAGAAGGATCCCCCAGAAGGCCTgtagccaccccccaccccagtctgcTTCCTGCTCTGCTTCCTCCAGTGCTGAAGCTGCAGTGGGCTggttctgagcctcagttttccttctGCACCACCAAGGCTGTCATATTGAAAACCTTTGTAAAGTAGGAAAGAACTGGAGGTGCAGGTGGGCAGTGGGGGGTCAGGAGGAGCTTCCCAGGGGTCTGGCAGCCTGCTGGCCCCCTGGCCTCCTGGGCATAATAATAACAATGTCATCAACCAGGCCGTGTCTGCTTTTACATAGCTCCCTGAAGATAGGATTATGTTTCTCCTGTCACAGATAATAATGGTGATAACAGCTAACGTTAATTGAATGCTTCTAGGTGCTGAGTGTTTCCCAAATATTATCTAATGTAATCCACCCGTCCTGAAGGGGGAAGTGGGAAGAGGGCAGAAGCGAGGCAGGTGCCCCCTAAGCCATGTGCTCTGAGATTTTAACCGagccgcccccccctccccccgcctggGTCCAAGGACAGCTGAGTGATTAAGTCCTGCCCTGCCCCATCCATCCGCCCATCTCTCAGTGACCACCGACCCCCCACCTGATGTGCATGTGA
Proteins encoded in this window:
- the CRLF1 gene encoding cytokine receptor-like factor 1 isoform X1, with product MPAGRPGPAAQSARRPPPPLPLLLLCVLGAPRAGSGAHTAVISPQDPTLLIGSSLQATCSVHGDPPGTTAEGLYWTLNGRRLAPELSRVLNASTLALALANLNGSRQQSGDNLVCHARDGSILAGSCLYVGLPPEKPFNISCWSKNMKDLTCRWTPGAHGETFLHTNYSLKYKLRWYGQDNTCEEYHTVGPHSCHIPKDLALFTPYEIWVEATNRLGSARSDVLTLDILDVVTTDPPPDVHVSRVGGLEDQLSVRWVSPPALKDFLFQAKYQIRYRVEDSVDWKVVDDVSNQTSCRLAGLKPGTVYFVQVRCNPFGIYGSKKAGIWSEWSHPTAASTPRSERPGPGGGACEPRGGEPSSGPVRRELKQFLGWLKKHAYCSNLSFRLYDQWRAWMQKTHKTRNQDEGILPSGRRGTTRGTPNPSTLGQRQWSSCK
- the CRLF1 gene encoding cytokine receptor-like factor 1 isoform X2, which codes for MPAGRPGPAAQSARRPPPPLPLLLLCVLGAPRAGSGAHTAVISPQDPTLLIGSSLQATCSVHGDPPGTTAEGLYWTLNGRRLAPELSRVLNASTLALALANLNGSRQQSGDNLVCHARDGSILAGSCLYVGLPPEKPFNISCWSKNMKDLTCRWTPGAHGETFLHTNYSLKYKLRWYGQDNTCEEYHTVGPHSCHIPKDLALFTPYEIWVEATNRLGSARSDVLTLDILDVVTTDPPPDVHVSRVGGLEDQLSVRWVSPPALKDFLFQAKYQIRYRVEDSVDWKVVDDVSNQTSCRLAGLKPGTVYFVQVRCNPFGIYGSKKAGIWSEWSHPTAASTPRSERPGPGGGACEPRGGEPSSGPVRRELKQFLGWLKKHAYCSNLSFRLYDQWRAWMQKTHKTRNQDEGILPSGRRGTTRGPAR
- the CRLF1 gene encoding cytokine receptor-like factor 1 isoform X3, which translates into the protein MPAGRPGPAAQSARRPPPPLPLLLLCVLGAPRAGSGAHTAVISPQDPTLLIGSSLQATCSVHGDPPGTTAEGLYWTLNGRRLAPELSRVLNASTLALALANLNGSRQQSGDNLVCHARDGSILAGSCLYVGLPPEKPFNISCWSKNMKDLTCRWTPGAHGETFLHTNYSLKYKLRWYGQDNTCEEYHTVGPHSCHIPKDLALFTPYEIWVEATNRLGSARSDVLTLDILDVVTTDPPPDVHVSRVGGLEDQLSVRWVSPPALKDFLFQAKYQIRYRVEDSVDWKVVDDVSNQTSCRLAGLKPGTVYFVQVRCNPFGIYGSKKAGIWSEWSHPTAASTPRSERPGPGGGACEPRGGEPSSGPVRRELKQFLGWLKKHAYCSNLSFRLYDQWRAWMQKTHKTRNQDEGILPSGRRGTTRG